One part of the Salvelinus fontinalis isolate EN_2023a chromosome 4, ASM2944872v1, whole genome shotgun sequence genome encodes these proteins:
- the LOC129854272 gene encoding hepatocyte nuclear factor 4-beta-like isoform X2, translating to MKLSGNVLDLDSTDYSTTLDPSYTMLEFDNLRVFPVETELMMPEPAPLLPQTNGSVCSICADRATGKHYGASSCDGCKGFFRRSVRKNHAYTCRFSRQCVVDKDKRNQCRYCRLRKCFRAGMRKEAVQNERDRISSRRGEGQGLGTLSISVLLQAEASMHQFPALTSPMSCDINTKKIARVGDVCESMKQQLLLLVQWAKRIPEFCSLPVDDRVSLLRAHSAEHLILGVARRSLPYNDIILLGNFFVIPVSGPEVEVSRVAARILEELVKPLRELDITDSEFACLKTIVFFSPDCPGLEAPQTVRRLRFQAQVLLDEATCEQRGRFGELLLMLPPLQSVAWQMVETLQLARLLGEPSVDSLLQEMLLGEGATGGLRQRTGHGSNSNVMAFPQPQDHTLSQDLLGGHVGLPSNFTSVILPVPSSLPVVPLVPTQTGTEVYRHGEGADMPIESAHGMPMAPVHTCL from the exons ATGAAGCTGTCAGGGAACGTGCTGGATCTGGACTCCACAGACTACAGCACCACCCTTGACCCCTCCTACACCATGCTGGAGTTTGACAACCTCAGGGTGTTTCCTGTAGAGACAG AGTTGATGATGCCGGAGCCTGCCCCTCTGCTGCCACAGACCAATGGAAGCGTGTGTTCCATATGTGCAGACAGGGCCACAGGTAAACACTACGGTGCTTCCAGCTGTGACGGTTGCAAGGGCTTCTTCAGGAGGAGCGTCAGGAAGAACCACGCCTACACCTGCAG GTTCAGCAGGCAATGTGTTGTGGACAAAGACAAGAGGAACCAATGCCGTTACTGCAGGCTTCGGAAATGTTTCCGAGCAGGCATGAGaaaggaag CCGTGCAGAACGAGCGGGACCGCATCAGCAGCcgcagaggagagggacaggggctGGGCACTCTGTCAATCAGTGTACTGCTACAGGCAGAGGCCAGCATGCATCAG TTTCCAGCCCTGACCTCCCCTATGAGCTGTGACATCAACACCAAGAAGATAGCGCGCGTGGGGGATGTGTGTGAGTCCATGAAGCAGCAGCTCCTCCTGCTGGTGCAGTGGGCCAAGCGCATCCCCGAGTTCTGCAGCCTCCCCGTTGACGACAGG GTATCCCTGTTACGAGCCCACTCTGCTGAACACCTCATCCTAGGGGTGGCTCGACGCTCCCTGCCTTACAATGACATTATCCTTCTGG GTAATTTCTTTGTGATCCCAGTGAGCGGTCCTGAGGTGGAGGTGTCCAGGGTGGCTGCCCGGATCCTGGAGGAGCTGGTCAAGCCTCTGAGAGAGCTGGACATCACCGACAGCGAGTTTGCCTGCCTTAAGACCATAGTCTTCTTCAGTCCTG aCTGCCCAGGGCTGGAGGCCCCTCAGACAGTGCGGCGGCTGCGTTTCCAGGCCCAGGTGCTGCTGGACGAGGCCACCTGTGAGCAGCGGGGGCGTTTTGGGGAGCTGCTGCTGATGCTGCCCCCCCTGCAGAGTGTGGCCTGGCAGATGGTGGAGACCCTGCAGCTGGCCAGGCTCCTGGGGGAGCCCAGCGTGGACAGCCTGCTGCAGGAGATGCTGCTGGGGGAGGGGGCCACTGGGGGCCTGAGACAACGCACAGGGCATG GTTCTAACTCAAATGTAATGGCGTTCCCCCAACCCCAAGATCACACCCTGTCTCAGGACCTACTAGGAGGCCATGTCGGGTTGCCTAGCAACTTCACATCAGTCATACTACCTGTCCCTAGCT CTCTGCCAGTGGTGCCGCTGGTGCCCACACAGACTGGCACTGAGGTGTACAGACATGGAGAGGGGGCAGACATGCCCATAGAGTCTGCCCACGGCATGCCCATGGCTCCTGTCCACACCTGCCTCTGA
- the LOC129854272 gene encoding hepatocyte nuclear factor 4-beta-like isoform X1: MKLSGNVLDLDSTDYSTTLDPSYTMLEFDNLRVFPVETELMMPEPAPLLPQTNGSVCSICADRATGKHYGASSCDGCKGFFRRSVRKNHAYTCRFSRQCVVDKDKRNQCRYCRLRKCFRAGMRKEAVQNERDRISSRRGEGQGLGTLSISVLLQAEASMHQFPALTSPMSCDINTKKIARVGDVCESMKQQLLLLVQWAKRIPEFCSLPVDDRVSLLRAHSAEHLILGVARRSLPYNDIILLGNFFVIPVSGPEVEVSRVAARILEELVKPLRELDITDSEFACLKTIVFFSPDCPGLEAPQTVRRLRFQAQVLLDEATCEQRGRFGELLLMLPPLQSVAWQMVETLQLARLLGEPSVDSLLQEMLLGEGATGGLRQRTGHGTLQRSDTYSSNSNVMAFPQPQDHTLSQDLLGGHVGLPSNFTSVILPVPSSLPVVPLVPTQTGTEVYRHGEGADMPIESAHGMPMAPVHTCL; the protein is encoded by the exons ATGAAGCTGTCAGGGAACGTGCTGGATCTGGACTCCACAGACTACAGCACCACCCTTGACCCCTCCTACACCATGCTGGAGTTTGACAACCTCAGGGTGTTTCCTGTAGAGACAG AGTTGATGATGCCGGAGCCTGCCCCTCTGCTGCCACAGACCAATGGAAGCGTGTGTTCCATATGTGCAGACAGGGCCACAGGTAAACACTACGGTGCTTCCAGCTGTGACGGTTGCAAGGGCTTCTTCAGGAGGAGCGTCAGGAAGAACCACGCCTACACCTGCAG GTTCAGCAGGCAATGTGTTGTGGACAAAGACAAGAGGAACCAATGCCGTTACTGCAGGCTTCGGAAATGTTTCCGAGCAGGCATGAGaaaggaag CCGTGCAGAACGAGCGGGACCGCATCAGCAGCcgcagaggagagggacaggggctGGGCACTCTGTCAATCAGTGTACTGCTACAGGCAGAGGCCAGCATGCATCAG TTTCCAGCCCTGACCTCCCCTATGAGCTGTGACATCAACACCAAGAAGATAGCGCGCGTGGGGGATGTGTGTGAGTCCATGAAGCAGCAGCTCCTCCTGCTGGTGCAGTGGGCCAAGCGCATCCCCGAGTTCTGCAGCCTCCCCGTTGACGACAGG GTATCCCTGTTACGAGCCCACTCTGCTGAACACCTCATCCTAGGGGTGGCTCGACGCTCCCTGCCTTACAATGACATTATCCTTCTGG GTAATTTCTTTGTGATCCCAGTGAGCGGTCCTGAGGTGGAGGTGTCCAGGGTGGCTGCCCGGATCCTGGAGGAGCTGGTCAAGCCTCTGAGAGAGCTGGACATCACCGACAGCGAGTTTGCCTGCCTTAAGACCATAGTCTTCTTCAGTCCTG aCTGCCCAGGGCTGGAGGCCCCTCAGACAGTGCGGCGGCTGCGTTTCCAGGCCCAGGTGCTGCTGGACGAGGCCACCTGTGAGCAGCGGGGGCGTTTTGGGGAGCTGCTGCTGATGCTGCCCCCCCTGCAGAGTGTGGCCTGGCAGATGGTGGAGACCCTGCAGCTGGCCAGGCTCCTGGGGGAGCCCAGCGTGGACAGCCTGCTGCAGGAGATGCTGCTGGGGGAGGGGGCCACTGGGGGCCTGAGACAACGCACAGGGCATGGTACGCTCCAGAGGAGCGATACTTACA GTTCTAACTCAAATGTAATGGCGTTCCCCCAACCCCAAGATCACACCCTGTCTCAGGACCTACTAGGAGGCCATGTCGGGTTGCCTAGCAACTTCACATCAGTCATACTACCTGTCCCTAGCT CTCTGCCAGTGGTGCCGCTGGTGCCCACACAGACTGGCACTGAGGTGTACAGACATGGAGAGGGGGCAGACATGCCCATAGAGTCTGCCCACGGCATGCCCATGGCTCCTGTCCACACCTGCCTCTGA
- the LOC129854272 gene encoding hepatocyte nuclear factor 4-beta-like isoform X3, which yields MKLSGNVLDLDSTDYSTTLDPSYTMLEFDNLRVFPVETELMMPEPAPLLPQTNGSVCSICADRATGKHYGASSCDGCKGFFRRSVRKNHAYTCRFSRQCVVDKDKRNQCRYCRLRKCFRAGMRKEAVQNERDRISSRRGEGQGLGTLSISVLLQAEASMHQFPALTSPMSCDINTKKIARVGDVCESMKQQLLLLVQWAKRIPEFCSLPVDDRVSLLRAHSAEHLILGVARRSLPYNDIILLGNFFVIPVSGPEVEVSRVAARILEELVKPLRELDITDSEFACLKTIVFFSPDCPGLEAPQTVRRLRFQAQVLLDEATCEQRGRFGELLLMLPPLQSVAWQMVETLQLARLLGEPSVDSLLQEMLLGEGATGGLRQRTGHGTLQRSDTYSSNSNVMAFPQPQDHTLSQDLLGGHVGLPSNFTSVILPVPS from the exons ATGAAGCTGTCAGGGAACGTGCTGGATCTGGACTCCACAGACTACAGCACCACCCTTGACCCCTCCTACACCATGCTGGAGTTTGACAACCTCAGGGTGTTTCCTGTAGAGACAG AGTTGATGATGCCGGAGCCTGCCCCTCTGCTGCCACAGACCAATGGAAGCGTGTGTTCCATATGTGCAGACAGGGCCACAGGTAAACACTACGGTGCTTCCAGCTGTGACGGTTGCAAGGGCTTCTTCAGGAGGAGCGTCAGGAAGAACCACGCCTACACCTGCAG GTTCAGCAGGCAATGTGTTGTGGACAAAGACAAGAGGAACCAATGCCGTTACTGCAGGCTTCGGAAATGTTTCCGAGCAGGCATGAGaaaggaag CCGTGCAGAACGAGCGGGACCGCATCAGCAGCcgcagaggagagggacaggggctGGGCACTCTGTCAATCAGTGTACTGCTACAGGCAGAGGCCAGCATGCATCAG TTTCCAGCCCTGACCTCCCCTATGAGCTGTGACATCAACACCAAGAAGATAGCGCGCGTGGGGGATGTGTGTGAGTCCATGAAGCAGCAGCTCCTCCTGCTGGTGCAGTGGGCCAAGCGCATCCCCGAGTTCTGCAGCCTCCCCGTTGACGACAGG GTATCCCTGTTACGAGCCCACTCTGCTGAACACCTCATCCTAGGGGTGGCTCGACGCTCCCTGCCTTACAATGACATTATCCTTCTGG GTAATTTCTTTGTGATCCCAGTGAGCGGTCCTGAGGTGGAGGTGTCCAGGGTGGCTGCCCGGATCCTGGAGGAGCTGGTCAAGCCTCTGAGAGAGCTGGACATCACCGACAGCGAGTTTGCCTGCCTTAAGACCATAGTCTTCTTCAGTCCTG aCTGCCCAGGGCTGGAGGCCCCTCAGACAGTGCGGCGGCTGCGTTTCCAGGCCCAGGTGCTGCTGGACGAGGCCACCTGTGAGCAGCGGGGGCGTTTTGGGGAGCTGCTGCTGATGCTGCCCCCCCTGCAGAGTGTGGCCTGGCAGATGGTGGAGACCCTGCAGCTGGCCAGGCTCCTGGGGGAGCCCAGCGTGGACAGCCTGCTGCAGGAGATGCTGCTGGGGGAGGGGGCCACTGGGGGCCTGAGACAACGCACAGGGCATGGTACGCTCCAGAGGAGCGATACTTACA GTTCTAACTCAAATGTAATGGCGTTCCCCCAACCCCAAGATCACACCCTGTCTCAGGACCTACTAGGAGGCCATGTCGGGTTGCCTAGCAACTTCACATCAGTCATACTACCTGTCCCTAGCT